Below is a window of Aeromonas veronii DNA.
CCCCCACGGCCACAAACAGAAAACCGATGGGGATCAATCCGAAAGGTTCATGCAAAGTGCCATTCTCATCGACCGTCGAGCCAATCAGCTCGAAGGCCACAGAACAGGCCAATCCCATGGCAGCCAGCACGGCCCCGATACGCATCATCATGGTTATCATTATCGCGCACACCTTTGTTTCACCTTGAACGAGTCACCCATCCTCCACCCCGATGTGAAGAGAACATGAAGTGGATAGGTTTTTCCGACAAGGTCGCCGGTATGTGATGACCAGCAGGCTGATCAGACAGATAACGATCAACAAATAAAAACGCAGCTGCATCGCCTGGGCGATAGCAACTGCGCTTTTTGTCTCTCTGCCATCCCTCTCTAGTTGGCCCGAACGGCCTGCACAAAGGGATCAAGAATGCGCGAAGAGAGTCGCCTTAGAAGGGCATCTTGAATCCTGGCGGCAGTTGCATGCCACCGGTCAATTCACCCATCTTGGCCTTGTTCTGCTCTTCCACACGACGTACGGCATCGTTGCAAGCGGCGGCAACCAGATCTTCCAGCAGCTCCTTGTCATCTTCCATCAGCGAAGGATCGATCTCGATGCGACGTACGCTATGGCTACCCGTCATGGTGACCTTGACCATACCTGCGCCGGCTTCACCGGTCACTTCCATCTGAGCCAGTTGCTCTTGCGCCTTCTGCATGCGCTCTTGCATCTGTTGGGCCTGTTTCATCAGGTTCCCCATTCCACCTTTACCAAACATATGTCGTCTCTCGTCTTGAAATCCGGCATCCAGCGCCGGGCTGTGGGCTTGTCTGTCCTAGATGGGGACAGCCAAACTGCTTTTCAACCGGGAGCGAGCTCCCGGCCACGGAATTTAGCGGTTGAGGGGCTCGATGCTCTCGTGATGAAGCACGGCACCAAACCGCTGAACTAAAAACTGCACGTTGGGATCCTGCTCCAGATCCCGGGTCACCTGCTCGCGCACCCCGAGATAAAGGCGATGTTCGATCTCGAGGGGGGTCTCTTGGTCAGGCACCACACCAAGCGTCACCTCGACCTGCACCGGTTGCCCCAGCGCTGGCCCGATGATCTCGGTCAGATCGGCGCGCGCCTTGTCGCTCACCAGATGGCGCTGCTCGGGCTTGAGGGTTAGCAGTACCTTGTCCCCTTCCCGCGTCATCACCGAGTTGATGGCGAGCTGGCGCAGCCGCCCTCCCACCTGAGTGTGAGCGATCAACTCGGCCCAAGGGTCGCCGCAACCATTGAGCAGCGAGGAGGGGATAAGGCGAGTCGCCTCTCCCTCTTGCGGCTCGCTGTCGCTTTCGAGCTCATCCCAGTCGATGGTCTCCATCACCGGCTGAGGGGATTCGCTCTGCGTCACAGGGGCAGCAGCCACTGCCGTGGTGGCAACGGGCGGCTGGGTCGCTGGGGCGGGCGTCACCGCAGGCGCCCCAGCACTGCGCTCACCGGGTCGATAGCTCGGCTGCCCGTCGAGATCCCAGGGGGGCAGATCGGTTGGCTGGGCCGGAGCCGTGACGGGGGCGTGGCTCATCACCGGAGTCTGCTCGGCAAAGCCCTGATTGAGGTACTCTTCGTATTCCCCGTTGTCACCCTGCGGCTCGTAACCGTCGCCATAGAGATCCACCGGCGGCAGATCATCATAGTGACCCATCGCCGCCATCCCCTGCTCGGCCGGTTGGCTGACCGGTACTGGCTGTTGCGCGATGGCCGGTGCAGCAGCGGGCGCAACAGGACGAGCTGGCGCAACCGGCACTGCGCGCGGCGCGGGCGCCGCCGGGGCATCCTGACCACGCTGGCGGCTGCGCAGCATATTTCGCTTGCCAAGCAGGCTCTGCATGCTCGATACCGCAGACACAGCTTCAGGTGCGGCAACCGGCTCGGTTGTCGGTTCGAGCGCGGGTTCGAAAGGGGCGGTCAGCGGCTCGCTACGGGAATAGTCCATATCGACTGCGGAAGGCACTCGATCATCAGCATCAACGGGCTGTGCGGCTGAGTGCGCTGGCACATCGGACTGCGCATGGGGCAACGCGGGCTCGGGTTGATACCCCATGCCCGCAGCCTCGCGCAGCAACTCATCCTGCTGGCTGAACAGCTCGGCGGCTTGCGCCTCCTCCTCGCTGTCGGCGGGGTTGCCGATATCATCCGCCATCGCAGGCATGGAGATATCAACCGCGGGCACGGCGCCGCTGATCGGTGCCAGTGCGGCCGATTCAGCGGCCGGGCGCTTTCCCGGCAAGGAGGCTACCGGAGTGGCATTGCTCGTCATTGACGGGGGCAACGCGGTGAGGCTGGCCGGATGCAGGGCATCGCGCCTTGGCGAGAAGGCGAGCATCCGCAGGCAGGTCATCTCCAGCGCGGTGCGGCCATCGGGGGCCCAGGGCAGATCTTTACGGCCACCCAGCACGATCTGGTAGCAGAGCTGCACCTCTTCCGGGCTCATCGCCTTGGCCAGTTGCAGCAGGGAATCAGCATCCGCCCCCTGCTCCTGCACGCTGGCAGGCAGCAGCTGCGCCATGGCGATGCGATGGAGCAAGCCTTCTAGCTCGGCGTGGAGCTGATCAAAATCGGGGCCCAGGGTAGCGATCTCGGTGATCTTGGCCATGGTAGCGGGGGCATCTTGCCGCAAAATGGCTTCCAGCAGTTGGTGCAGATGGCGGTGATCGAGCGTCCCCAGCATCGCCAGCACGCTCTCGAGGCGCACGCTGCCGTTGCCGTGGGCCAGCGCCTGATCGGTGAGGCTCAGGGCATCGCGCATACTGCCGTCGGCGGCTTTGGCCAGTGCCAGCAGGGCGCGCGGCTCAAACGGCTGCCCCTCCTGATCCAGCACCCATTCGAGCTGCTTGGCAATCTGGGTCTGATCCAGACTCTTCAGATGAAACTGCAGACAGCGCGAGAGGATGGTAATGGGGAGCTTCTGCGGATCCGTGGTGGCCAGCAGAAACTTCACATAGGGAGGCGGCTCTTCCAGGGTTTTCAGCAACGCGTTGAAGCTGTGGCGCGACAACATGTGCACTTCATCGATGAGGTAGACCTTGAAGCGGCCACGGGCCGGGCGGTACTGCACGTTGTCGAGCAGCTCGCGGGTATCTTCCACCTTGGTGCGGGACGCCGCGTCAATCTCCAGCAGGTCGACAAAGTTGCCCTGATCGATCTCGCGGCAGGTATCGCATACACCACACGGGTGGCTGCTGATCCCCTGCTCGCAGTTGAGGCTCTTGGCCAGAATACGGGCGATGGTGGTCTTGCCGACCCCGCGGGTACCGCTCAGCAGATAAGCGTGATGCAGCCGTCCCTGATCCAGGGCGTTGGTCAAGGCGGTCAGCACATGTTGCTGGCCTACCACTTGTTCAAACGTATGGGGGCGCCATTTGCGCGCCAGAACCTGATAGCTCATAAATCCATCATGCAGGGAAGACAGGGCATTGAGGCCGGATGCTAACACAAATGGCGGGCGGGCTGTATCGGCTATCGGTCAGAGCAGGAGGGATCGCTTGATTTTCAAACCGATGCCCGCACGGGCACCGGTTCAACGCAGGCCCGATGCAGAGGATCGGGCCGAAGAGGCATTACTCGCCGGCCAATTCGACCAGTGAGAGCACCTTGATGCCAGCGGCAGTCAGGCGGGCATCGCCACCCAGAGACGGCAGGGAGATGATGAAGGCCGCATCGGCAACGATGCCACCGGCGCGGCGGATCAGTTTGACGGTCGCATCGACGGTACCGCCGGTCGCCAGCAGATCGTCCACGACCAGCACCTTGTCACCGGGCACGATGGCATCGGTGTGCAGTTGCAGAGTATCGGTGCCGTACTCGAGGGCATAGGACTCCTCGATCACTTCGCGCGGCAGCTTGCCCGGCTTGCGTACCGGCACGAAGCCCAGCCCCATGGCAAAGGCGACCGGTGCACCGAAAATGAAGCCACGGGCTTCGGTACCAACAATCTTGGTGATCCCTTGATCACGATAATGATTGGCCAGCAAATCGATGGTGGCCTTGAAGGCCTCGGCGTTCTCGATCAGGCTGGTGATGTCACGAAACAGAATGCCCGGCTTCGGATAGTCGGGAATGGTCTTGATGCTTGCTTCGATAAATTTCAGGGTTTCCGGATTCATGTGTTAACCGCTTATTTTTTTGACCCAGGGGTGGCCATTTTTTCTCAATTCCCTTCTGCGGGAAATAAAAAAGCCTGTCACGCAAAAATGACAGGCCGACTCCATAGCATTATTGCTGCAATAGCTTAGGGACTTCACTTCACCATTGCAACTGGCTCCAGCACCGGCAGGCGCATTAACCAGGTGAGCAGGATCACCATTATGACAACCAGCAGCCCCTTGACCCACAGCAGTGGCACCACCGCAAGCGACACCGAGAAAGTGAGCAAAATGAAGAGAATGGCGCGCCGTCTGGCCTGACGACGAATGCCACGATACTGCTGCCAATCGACGATGGGTGGACCGAACCAGGGATGGGTCAGCAACCAGCGATGAAAACGCGGCGACGAGCGGGCAAACAGGGCGGCGGCCAGCAACATGAAGGGGGTAGTTGGCAGCAACGGCAACACAATGCCCACGATACCGGTGGCAAATGCCAGCCACCCGAGCGCCATCAGACACCAACGCTTCATTCCTTCTCCTTGTGTGATTTATCTCCCTCTAGCCTAACAGAGTTTGAGCGGGTGCTGACAGCGGGGCGCAACCCCACTACAATCTGCGCTCTTTTTTCTCCCCACTCTCGTCGGAAAGCCGTTATGCGCGTTATGTTGGCCCCCATGCAGGGGGTACTGGATCACCTGATGCGGGAGGTTCTCACCTCCGTCAATGATTACGATCTCTGCGTGAGCGAGTTTATCCGGGTCGTCGATCAGCTGCTGCCCGCCAAGGTGTTCTACCGCCTCTGCCCTGAACTGCTGCAAGATGGCAAGACCCGTGCCGGCACTCCGGTGCGGGTGCAACTGCTGGGGCAACACCCCGAGTGGCTGGCCGAGAACGCCATGCGCGCCATTGAACTGGGCTCCCCCGGGGTCGATCTCAACTTCGGCTGCCCCGCCCCCACGGTCAACAAGAGCAAGGGCGGCGCAGTGCTGCTCAAAGAGCCCGAGACCATCTACCGCATCGTCAAGGCGGTGCGCGAGGCTGTGCCCGCCCATCTGCCGGTGAGCGCCAAAATTCGCCTCGGTTACGATGACAAGGATCTCTATCTGGAGAACGCTCAGGCGGTCTTTCAGGGGGGCGCCAACGAGCTGGCCGTTCATGCCCGCACCAAACGAGAAGGGTACAAGGCCCCCGCCCACTGGGAGTACGTGGACGCCATTCGCCGCGCCCTGCCTATCCCGGTCACCGCCAACGGCGAGATCTGGGATCATCAGGATGCACTGACCTGTGCCAGCGTCTCCGGCTGCGACTCCCTGATGGTGGGGCGCGGCGCCATTTCCCTGCCCAATCTGGC
It encodes the following:
- the dusC gene encoding tRNA dihydrouridine(16) synthase DusC, producing the protein MRVMLAPMQGVLDHLMREVLTSVNDYDLCVSEFIRVVDQLLPAKVFYRLCPELLQDGKTRAGTPVRVQLLGQHPEWLAENAMRAIELGSPGVDLNFGCPAPTVNKSKGGAVLLKEPETIYRIVKAVREAVPAHLPVSAKIRLGYDDKDLYLENAQAVFQGGANELAVHARTKREGYKAPAHWEYVDAIRRALPIPVTANGEIWDHQDALTCASVSGCDSLMVGRGAISLPNLANVMKTGCAHMSWAEVLQLMVSYTEQDLASEKADYYPSRIKQWFSYLKREYSEADLLFQEIRVLKETDPIRDALLQAAKNHS
- a CDS encoding YbaN family protein — translated: MKRWCLMALGWLAFATGIVGIVLPLLPTTPFMLLAAALFARSSPRFHRWLLTHPWFGPPIVDWQQYRGIRRQARRRAILFILLTFSVSLAVVPLLWVKGLLVVIMVILLTWLMRLPVLEPVAMVK
- the dnaX gene encoding DNA polymerase III subunit gamma/tau, encoding MSYQVLARKWRPHTFEQVVGQQHVLTALTNALDQGRLHHAYLLSGTRGVGKTTIARILAKSLNCEQGISSHPCGVCDTCREIDQGNFVDLLEIDAASRTKVEDTRELLDNVQYRPARGRFKVYLIDEVHMLSRHSFNALLKTLEEPPPYVKFLLATTDPQKLPITILSRCLQFHLKSLDQTQIAKQLEWVLDQEGQPFEPRALLALAKAADGSMRDALSLTDQALAHGNGSVRLESVLAMLGTLDHRHLHQLLEAILRQDAPATMAKITEIATLGPDFDQLHAELEGLLHRIAMAQLLPASVQEQGADADSLLQLAKAMSPEEVQLCYQIVLGGRKDLPWAPDGRTALEMTCLRMLAFSPRRDALHPASLTALPPSMTSNATPVASLPGKRPAAESAALAPISGAVPAVDISMPAMADDIGNPADSEEEAQAAELFSQQDELLREAAGMGYQPEPALPHAQSDVPAHSAAQPVDADDRVPSAVDMDYSRSEPLTAPFEPALEPTTEPVAAPEAVSAVSSMQSLLGKRNMLRSRQRGQDAPAAPAPRAVPVAPARPVAPAAAPAIAQQPVPVSQPAEQGMAAMGHYDDLPPVDLYGDGYEPQGDNGEYEEYLNQGFAEQTPVMSHAPVTAPAQPTDLPPWDLDGQPSYRPGERSAGAPAVTPAPATQPPVATTAVAAAPVTQSESPQPVMETIDWDELESDSEPQEGEATRLIPSSLLNGCGDPWAELIAHTQVGGRLRQLAINSVMTREGDKVLLTLKPEQRHLVSDKARADLTEIIGPALGQPVQVEVTLGVVPDQETPLEIEHRLYLGVREQVTRDLEQDPNVQFLVQRFGAVLHHESIEPLNR
- the apt gene encoding adenine phosphoribosyltransferase — translated: MNPETLKFIEASIKTIPDYPKPGILFRDITSLIENAEAFKATIDLLANHYRDQGITKIVGTEARGFIFGAPVAFAMGLGFVPVRKPGKLPREVIEESYALEYGTDTLQLHTDAIVPGDKVLVVDDLLATGGTVDATVKLIRRAGGIVADAAFIISLPSLGGDARLTAAGIKVLSLVELAGE
- a CDS encoding DUF3955 domain-containing protein; translated protein: MITMMMRIGAVLAAMGLACSVAFELIGSTVDENGTLHEPFGLIPIGFLFVAVGVLLTLPGLIRTLVGRCCHRVGK
- a CDS encoding YbaB/EbfC family nucleoid-associated protein codes for the protein MFGKGGMGNLMKQAQQMQERMQKAQEQLAQMEVTGEAGAGMVKVTMTGSHSVRRIEIDPSLMEDDKELLEDLVAAACNDAVRRVEEQNKAKMGELTGGMQLPPGFKMPF